The Lycium ferocissimum isolate CSIRO_LF1 chromosome 10, AGI_CSIRO_Lferr_CH_V1, whole genome shotgun sequence genome window below encodes:
- the LOC132032791 gene encoding E3 ubiquitin-protein ligase RHF2A-like isoform X2 produces the protein MGDELNKAENNVISAAAFVEGGIQEACDDACSICLEAFSDSDPSTLTSCKHEFHLQCILEWHQRSSNCPMCWQPLSLKDPTSQELLEAVEQERNIRFNPARNATVFRRPTLLTTGMSESELEERILQHLAAAAAMGRGHHIGQREGSRYRSSSHGRPQFLVFSTHPDPSPAAESDSGRAIADPSLPITAVHSDTDQSNQLSASSSRYVRPQTVIQGIPVGDGSSSPSLAENQDTAGPSVFQSLSAMSMKYRESISKSTRGWKEKFFSRSTSMADIGSEVRREVNAGIANVSRMMEHLETREDRTDNNIVDPSNTDQRHNDNVVTHNGSRLNGNNSTTFSASSARN, from the exons ATGGGCGACGAGCTTAATAAAGCAGAAAATAATGTCATATCAGCTGCAGCATTTGTGGAAGGAGGAATTCAAGAGGCCTGTGATGACGCCTGCAGCATTTGTCTGGAGGCTTTCAGCGACAGCGATCCTTCCACG TTAACAAGCTGCAAGCACGAGTTTCACCTCCAGTGCATCCTAGAATG gCATCAGAGAAGTTCTAATTGTCCAATGTGTTGGCAGCCCCTAAGTCTGAAAGATCCTACAAG TCAAGAATTGCTTGAGGCTGTGGAACAAGAGAGGAATATTAGGTTTAATCCGGCAAGAAATGCTACAGTATTCCGTCGTCCTACTCTG TTGACCACCGGGATGAGCGAGTCTGAACTCGAAGAGCGCATTCTTCAGCATTTGGCTGCTGCTGCAGCAATGGGAAGGGGACACCATATTGGTCAACGAGAGGGCTCAAGATATCGGTCATCTTCCCATGGCCGTCCACAATTTTTAGTGTTTTCAACTCATCCTGATCCATCTCCTGCTGCTGAATCAGATTCTGGCCGAGCTATAGCTGATCCTTCTCTTCCTATTACTGCTGTCCACAGCGACACTGATCAAAGTAATCAACTTTCTGCATCATCGTCTCGATATGTTCGGCCCCAAACAGTCATACAAGGAATACCTGTTGGCGATGG CTCTTCTAGTCCATCTTTGGCAGAAAATCAGGATACAGCAGGACCATCAGTCTTTCAGTCATTATCGGCAATGTCAATGAA GTACAGAGAATCGATCTCAAAGAGTACACGAGGGTGGAAGGAGAAATTCTTTTCTCGAAGCACTTCTATGGCAGATATTGGTTCCGAAGTTAGGAGAGAGGTTAATGCTGGAATTGCTAATGTATCTCGTATGATGGAACACCTCGAAACGCGAGAAGATCGAACAGACAATAACATAGTGGATCCTTCAAACACTGATCAGAGACATAATGATAATGTGGTTACTCATAACGGAAGCAGATTGAACGGAAATAATTCTACGACTTTTTCTGCAAGTTCAGCTCGGAATTAA
- the LOC132032791 gene encoding E3 ubiquitin-protein ligase RHF2A-like isoform X1 yields the protein MGDELNKAENNVISAAAFVEGGIQEACDDACSICLEAFSDSDPSTLTSCKHEFHLQCILEWHQRSSNCPMCWQPLSLKDPTSQELLEAVEQERNIRFNPARNATVFRRPTLLTTGMSESELEERILQHLAAAAAMGRGHHIGQREGSRYRSSSHGRPQFLVFSTHPDPSPAAESDSGRAIADPSLPITAVHSDTDQSNQLSASSSRYVRPQTVIQGIPVGDGSSSSPSLAENQDTAGPSVFQSLSAMSMKYRESISKSTRGWKEKFFSRSTSMADIGSEVRREVNAGIANVSRMMEHLETREDRTDNNIVDPSNTDQRHNDNVVTHNGSRLNGNNSTTFSASSARN from the exons ATGGGCGACGAGCTTAATAAAGCAGAAAATAATGTCATATCAGCTGCAGCATTTGTGGAAGGAGGAATTCAAGAGGCCTGTGATGACGCCTGCAGCATTTGTCTGGAGGCTTTCAGCGACAGCGATCCTTCCACG TTAACAAGCTGCAAGCACGAGTTTCACCTCCAGTGCATCCTAGAATG gCATCAGAGAAGTTCTAATTGTCCAATGTGTTGGCAGCCCCTAAGTCTGAAAGATCCTACAAG TCAAGAATTGCTTGAGGCTGTGGAACAAGAGAGGAATATTAGGTTTAATCCGGCAAGAAATGCTACAGTATTCCGTCGTCCTACTCTG TTGACCACCGGGATGAGCGAGTCTGAACTCGAAGAGCGCATTCTTCAGCATTTGGCTGCTGCTGCAGCAATGGGAAGGGGACACCATATTGGTCAACGAGAGGGCTCAAGATATCGGTCATCTTCCCATGGCCGTCCACAATTTTTAGTGTTTTCAACTCATCCTGATCCATCTCCTGCTGCTGAATCAGATTCTGGCCGAGCTATAGCTGATCCTTCTCTTCCTATTACTGCTGTCCACAGCGACACTGATCAAAGTAATCAACTTTCTGCATCATCGTCTCGATATGTTCGGCCCCAAACAGTCATACAAGGAATACCTGTTGGCGATGG aAGCTCTTCTAGTCCATCTTTGGCAGAAAATCAGGATACAGCAGGACCATCAGTCTTTCAGTCATTATCGGCAATGTCAATGAA GTACAGAGAATCGATCTCAAAGAGTACACGAGGGTGGAAGGAGAAATTCTTTTCTCGAAGCACTTCTATGGCAGATATTGGTTCCGAAGTTAGGAGAGAGGTTAATGCTGGAATTGCTAATGTATCTCGTATGATGGAACACCTCGAAACGCGAGAAGATCGAACAGACAATAACATAGTGGATCCTTCAAACACTGATCAGAGACATAATGATAATGTGGTTACTCATAACGGAAGCAGATTGAACGGAAATAATTCTACGACTTTTTCTGCAAGTTCAGCTCGGAATTAA